agtcgtctgttttgaccccattatcacttttcacccaatcacacaagaagactggaattcgaatagtcacataatctagttcccaaatttctttgatcaccccataaaatgtcatatcacaatttatgggatttttatctttgaaactagatatttgaaaagtcttggcgataatagtaacaccactattttgtgtctttctaatGTTATCACGTTCTACGGTGTTGAATTGAATACCGTGAATATAATAGCATTGATACTTAATTACGCTCATTGAAGGACCTcgtgctatccattttagtgtttcagacactttgtttgtggtgttaattagaacctagaatacaataaaataaaacaaagtatattaaattctaacaagctaaaatacaataacactcaaacaagaacaacacaagtattttacctcattctcgaaccaagtgctgaaatttcgataatgttcatcttgtacccattttttattccgagacttattaggataagtagtcttgatccaattgaaatgtcctcttcaagaaatatcatttatatcattgtcaatataatgaaagagaaaaataagattgaTCATGCATATGTATAAgaacttactcgatgtatggttgaacatcatcaatattttgtaagactaggcgatgtgcttcatcttgatcagatttatttacttcagaaacaacaccacctctaccacctttacttatttcaaactcaattttagaaaaacatagtccaatgctcgcaacacctgataagtattctgagcagaactccattgcttcttcaacgatgtaggattcaactatgcaaccctcaggtctacttctatttctaacataaccttttaaaaccttcatataccgttcaaatgggtacatccatctcaagtatactggtccacacaattttacttctctcaccaaatgaactattaaatgaaccattatgtcaaaaaatgaaggtgggaaatactgctccaactcacacatagttatcacaatatttgtttgaagattgtccaacttcgacacatctaccactttacaacaaatagatttaaagaaaaaacatagtttggtaattgcatatcGAACTTTTTTGGGCAACACAGAGCGGATAGCTACcggtagaagatgttcaagtagtgtatgatggtcatgagacttcattctaacttgttatacccaaaaattggagaatgcatcctaggaggctaaggagaatgcatctaggagactccaaggagggtgtggtcctaggagaccccaaggagggtgtggtcctaggagaccccaagggtgtgtaggaggcaagcctcccaaggttttctaagtgttggctcgaacgtgtccaaggtaaatagctaaggaggaggagtctcatgcaagagaatggagacttagactttcataaggaaagtctatacaatgttcgatcggacatgtttgggagatgctaaagaaggttgcctcaatgttgtccaaggaggttgcctcaatattgtccaaggtgagtttgcctcaatattgtccaaggtgaggttgcctcaatattgtccaaggtgaggttgccccaatgttgttcaaggtgaggtgccaaggaggttgcctcggaccaccttggtccgaggagaagccaaggagattggttcaagggagaacatgacatgctagaggagagtgcatgttagaggagagaagtgcatctcctaccaccatgcacgttcaacctaccaccatgcatatcctaccaccttGCACGTTCGACCTACCaacatgcatatcctaccaccatgcatgttcaaccagcacttgcatgggtagtgagtaggtggtggaccaactagctagaggagactaagtcagacacaacttcaacaacatgcgcgggaatctctcattcttcccacaaatggggagtttgttacattttgaattttgaatgtttatttgtaatataaatgtaataaatataataaaatatccctatgataaggggatatcagttaaggatcccatctctataaatagagagcttatgggatgagaggggGGTTCCTTCTgattattctttctagagagataaaattgggtctgtctattctagagagagaaagtgctgaaattagagagaattcttgtattttcacaatttatactgaagaaactcagttggcatagtccatctgatcttgcgtatagatttataaatcacaactctaagtggattaggctattaccgacaatcggggctgaaccactataaaaatctcctgtgttctttacttttcttgtttataccgtctgttgtcgttttgatttctcttgaaggcttgtcgtatttgacgttctcacgtcgttggctaaaaacgcagtcaacacaactaaattcaaatttttcatatctaccagagaagaaatatttgaagaataaccttccgatactttcacattcgacaaagaatgacatacacttcgtttttcttctttagacagggtataacatgcaggtggtaaataggttcgtctctcaccaacctctggttgtaacttactgcgcatacccattacttttaaatccaaccgagctttgattccatccttactccgaccaggaatattcagcaatgtactaattaagctatctgacacgtttttctcaatgtgcattaaaTCCAAGTTGTGCcgcaaaaccaaatgctcccaatactcaagctcaaaaaaaatagatttcttcttccaacaacctgtcgcaccatctacaacctcctttgttttttcacgtctaacattttttctcttatttgtaaaatttctaggttttccgaacttgcattggactttgttcaactttgttaacaattgtcctccaagtaaaggtggtggagcctttccaaattcagGTTTACCATTAAAGGCATCAGTCAAACTTCGAAATTTATGTTTTTCGGATAAGAACTTTcggtgtcccatataacaaatatttctagaatgttttaaatattcagaatgagtcccTTCTTCACAAAAGGGACATGCCTTGTACCATTTCACACTAAATCTATAAATATTACctaaggctggaaaatcattaatagtccacaacaacactgctttaagattaaaattttctttcttataagcatcgtaagcattaaccccctcataccacaatgtgctcaaatcatcaattaaaggagctaggtatacatcaatatcatttccaagttgtttaggaccagatatcaacaaggccaacatggtaaacttcctcttcatacacaaccatggtggtagattatagatgactatcattacaggccaacaactatatttactactaagggaattGTGTAGATTAATTCCGTCAGCAGAAAGACCCAAACGAATATTCCTCGGTTCATTCCCAAATTCCGGCCATTTAACATCTACTGTTTTCCAAGCTGgcgagtcagctggatgtcttagcttgccatcctttactctatctttagcatgccaaattaaatttttagcatgatcatcatttcggtacaacctaaccaaacgaggtatcggtggaagataccataaaacctttgcagggacaccttttataactgcatctgaatttttttcttttgccatctagactcgccacatgtcggacatgcaattgcatcaacaaatctctttcgatataagatgcaatcattaggacaagcatgtattttttcatattgcatgcctaacgaacgcaatgtcttcttcgcttcataaaatgaagacggcacttcattaccttcgggtaataattttcctaaaaatgttaacaactctgtcattcccttatcactccacccatgtttggcttttaagttatacaacctaagcagtgctgataatttagtgaaccttatacaattagggaaaatgggtttctcagcatcttctaagattgactgaaatttaattggatccacatgtgattcatattgtgcatcattaATCATCTCTGCAACATCATCAACTTcgtaatcaacatcaaaatacttattattcttagatggtccctcatcagCTCCTTTCATTCTTTCAccgtgcaaaaaccatactttataacttttgtctattccattcctaaataagtggtcttttattttaaaaattggcatcctcacaacgttaccacacttaacacatggacaaggaatactattaggagattgagtatttcttgcataaaattccaagaaaaactcaactccattcctatatttcataGATAACTtatccgctgacatccaatctctatccattgtcaaacttcacacaacaacaaaaaaaaacaaacaaagcaacaaacattaacaattaagttcgtggattacttaattgaaaagtaaataaaggaaacaatatgtccaaaaaaaattgggcagcatttcccctatttctatcacatttcccaaatttaaaatgtgcatttatacagcacatggtatacacaaaaatattcaactaatcaatcaaacatgcataattctaaaattactaaatcctaaaaaaaattgactagcatttcccctatttctatcatatttcccaaaatttaaataaacatatttcatcacataaacacaacaaaccaattaatcaatcaaacatgcataattcccaaattactaaatcttaaaaaaaaaattggacaacatttcctctatttctatcatatttcccaaaatttaaataaacatatattcatcacataaatacaacaaatcaagtaatcaatcaaacatgcacaattacagccttatatcaccgcatcacacagtcccagatcctatctccactattttataattcgtacatgctactaaattcaatatattaattatacattaaggtttaaaatattacctctaatataaaatcctccaaagcttgatctcaccaacaaagttgtcaacaaaatacctactcaaatatagcaatatacaaaaaaataataaaaaagttaacaaaatataaagaaaaatatcataaagctatattgtaactaaataaacaataaaatgcttaaagaaaacaaataatttgttatatatacacatttgtttacttaaacccgaaataattttttttttaaaaaaaagttaacaactcacataaataaaaatcgactataaatatcctaactaaatcaataataaaatataacttaaaaaaacaaacaattttaatatataactATTTAAcaaattaaacccaaaatttaaaaataattttaaaaagttaacaaaatataaacaaaaatttactaataataatcaaactaaacatttaataaaatgaaacttatacaaaatatatacattaatctatatatatactcatttacatagtaaattcgaaatttaattaaatttttttttaaaaaagttaataaaactatctaaaaattaaaaatccaaaatatagtcaatttataaataaaaaaaattcacaaaaattatatttaaatcataaaaattaataaaattacacttacttgtggtaattgtgCAATGTGAGTTCTTgatgtagaaaaccccaaaaatccaatgaagattatgggttttcaaattatatcttcaaaaaacaaaatttatacaaaaaaatccaaaaaaaactatatataagtttcacaaacatatataaatcattattttaacattaaaattgaaaaaaaaatggctGAAAACGTACCTAAATGGGAAGAACCTTGGTTGGGCGCCGCTGGTTTGGGAGGAAAACGGTCTGAAATTATGGTATGAGTGAAATGGGGCTCGGCTGGGATGATGAGGGTTTTATTATGGGAGACTCAGttgcgtcagtgggccactgacgccgTTAACAGcctgtttgcgtcagtgccccactgacacaaacGGTTTCATTAAACAGCGTCAGTGTACGTTATGACGCAATTAGGCCCTCATTTGTGACAGTGTctaactgccacaaatgctaattcttggtcaacagcgtcagtcaactgcgttgattgacgcgtttgactgacacaattgcccttttttgtagtagtgaaatatTATAAGACATCGCTAACTAATCATAAAATGTCATTGGATAACTTAAGGTACCAAATAACAATACTCCATTCAAAATGAAGATTTTTACCTTTGACGGTACGCAAAGACACCACAGAAACTTCCCCCAAGGCAACTGACCCATGGAAGAAGAAGCTTCTCCATACCCCAAATTTCGAACAGCCTTCCAATACCCACTCTTAACCGAATACATCCCCATATCAATCTATTAGGTGACGGATTAATTGGACAAGGAATAGAGAGAATAATAAGTAAATTAAACGATTATTCTTGTTACTCTATAATATATTGATAAGTAAATTAAACCAAATTAATGATACGATTTAAGTGTTTACCGGACCTACTCGTACTAAGATTCCTCCGGGGCACGTGGGTTCTAAAgtccaacttttttttttttttttatgaatttctaAAGTCCAACTTGAAAAagctttttattttctttcttttattaaaagcAAAGCTTTCTTTTCCGCTAACactaaatgaaaataaaaattaattataaggAAATAATATTGAAATGACGGACACCTACTAAAGTAAAACTAAACctgttttttaaaattaaagctCTTTCTATTCTCTGTAAAGATCTTTCTCCTTCAAGTTCAAGCTATATAACGACTCATTTCATTATTCAAActtattgatttattatatttaatttgcaTCTTCGattatctctctctctttttttagTTGGCTCTTGGAAGTTAAAAAAGAAACAGTTGGGTTATTGTTTGGCTAGACAGAAAACCCGAGAAAAGAGTCATCCAACTAAAGCGACGGTCACCGCGAGTGATAAAGAGAAAAAATTTCTCCGAAAATTATTACAACATAATCCTCACAAGAAGAAACAAAGAAAACTTACCTTATTTTCCAAAATTCACTTTTGTTAGGAGATGTATTTTTAGATATACTCATAATTAGCCATTacattatttctaaaaaaaaacaaagaaaacagAGTAACTGGTAGAGTTTCTTTCTTTCCTTGTTCATTTTGGAGAGCTTCTTCCGTAGCTCCCATGGTCTTTCTTCTTCGGGTTCGCAGCTGATGTCTTCCTTCTTCTCCAGGTACTATTTCATACCACTAAGCATGAAATCAATTTTTATTTGCTTAAATTCTCGATTATTTTTCATGTTAATTATTAGGATACGCATGGTACTGTATTCGAAAACTTGGAATTTtaagatttatatatatacacatgcatATCTAGATCTGATGGGTGTTTGGGAGCGAAGAAAATCACATACATGATTGCAGGTTATATCTGTCGTAGAAGGAATCAAATTTTATAGTTTTCAgatcttggttttttttttgtcaatgaTTTTGAAACTCGTGATCCCTGAAAAGTTGATGAGATTTGTCAAATTTATGATCCCCTCTTTCCAATCTTATTTATATGAACAACATTAAATTTCAGAATGGAAGTGTTGTGGTTCGAAAAAcgaaattttgaatttattttttcgGGTATTTTATGGCAGTGGAAGAAGATCTGAAGAGACATTTTTCTACGACGCTTTCTCTGATCTCTGTTTTTCTGGGATTTTCCCGTGACCCCAAACGACGTCGTTCATATCCTTTTGTTCTCTTTTTTAATCCATGGACGACAATGGGAGCACCAAGTTGACCGGCATACGACAGATCGTTCGGCTCAAGGAAATCCTCCAGAAATGGCAATCGGTGACACTTAACGTCCAAAATTCAAAACCAAACGAAGAACCCGAACCCGACGTCGAAGAAAATTCCAATGCCGGAGGAATATCTCCGGCGATCAAAAAGAGGCTGACGGAGGTGATGTGCTGCGATTCCGACGAGGAGAGCTGTCAAAGCCCGGAGCCACCGCCGGATGTGCCGAAAGGGTACTTAGCGGTATATGTGGGGCCGGAGCTTCGGAGGTTCATAATTCCCACCAGTTATCTTAGTCATTCTTTGTTCAAAGTGTTGTTGGAAAAGGCTGAGGAGGAGTTTGGGTTCGACCATTGCGGTGGTCTCACTATTCCTTGTGAGATTGAGACCTTTAAGTATCTCCTTAAGTGCATGGAAAATCATCACAAGTCTTGTCCCGACAATACCTCCTCAGGTACACCCGACTAAAACTTATTTATTTTGGTTTGCGgggaaattataatttaattttttttaatatcactTTATATATTATAGAcgttataatattatatatatatatattgtaaactattatataaaaaaattcatataaaaaaatttggtttataatttttttacattCCTATATTGCTCCACTTAGAGAGGCTACTTCCTAAGAAACTCCccatacaaatatatattaattagtcaaactaatcacatattcaaccCTGTTTAGCTACAATTTTTTGGACCCTGATCTAGTATTGCTTATTTGAAcagttatttttaattttatgttatatttttcctTGGCTAGATTCAATGGGGAGAAAAAAGAGTAGCACTATGAACCCTTAGAATTTACATAGAAATTTTGCACCACAGtatttaaagttgtttaattagTTGATAATTGTGTCATATTATTGAATAATGAGTATATAAATATCTAcgcaaattaattataattaagtgCCAATTTCCAAAACATAATAATTACTCAAGAGAAAAATGATACATATTTATAAGAGTGTTGCTATTTTAAGATTCTCAATCCCATATGAGGTGTTACTCTATGGTTGGTTAGCGATAtcctataatatttattaaattcaaatgtatGGTACCCGATATTGGATTGCATCAATAGTGGTACGTCACCTTCTTATAGTGTTGGGCACTATTAATGCCACTTAACAATTCTCTATTTATAAATGATGATCACTTATTGCATTGT
This genomic interval from Humulus lupulus chromosome 8, drHumLupu1.1, whole genome shotgun sequence contains the following:
- the LOC133797349 gene encoding uncharacterized protein LOC133797349: MDDNGSTKLTGIRQIVRLKEILQKWQSVTLNVQNSKPNEEPEPDVEENSNAGGISPAIKKRLTEVMCCDSDEESCQSPEPPPDVPKGYLAVYVGPELRRFIIPTSYLSHSLFKVLLEKAEEEFGFDHCGGLTIPCEIETFKYLLKCMENHHKSCPDNTSSAGSSFIGE